The Chitinophagales bacterium DNA segment CGATGGTTATACTATTGAATCAGTGAACGACTATTACGATTATTACCAAAATACGCTAGAGATAGATCCAAGCAGATTAAAAACCATACACATGAAACCACTAAAACCAGAGCAAGTAAATTCTGTAGAAGTTGGTTATAGAGGCAGTTGGTTTAAGAATTTTTATATTGATATGAATGCCTATTTTAATCGTTATTTTAATTTTATAGGCGATATAAGATTTTATAGATCTACAAATGATGATATTGTTATTGGTTCAGAGCAAGGTAATGATGCCATGCTAATACCAAGCTACAGACGCTTATATCAAATACCAGTAAACGCACAACAAAAAGTAGATGCTTGGGGATTTTCAGTAGGCATTAATTATTATCTCTACAAGTCGTTAGTAGCATCTGCCAATTATACCTATGCCGATTTAAAC contains these protein-coding regions:
- a CDS encoding TonB-dependent receptor, translating into DGYTIESVNDYYDYYQNTLEIDPSRLKTIHMKPLKPEQVNSVEVGYRGSWFKNFYIDMNAYFNRYFNFIGDIRFYRSTNDDIVIGSEQGNDAMLIPSYRRLYQIPVNAQQKVDAWGFSVGINYYLYKSLVASANYTYADLNTKNLVDPIIPGFNTPNNKFNIGLSASKIWKGLGFAVNFKWVQSYYWESTFGDGEVPSYHTLDMQVNYEFKKFITLQVGGSNIYNNKYKTAYGSPEIGAQVYGALSFDLSRGIKKKN